From the genome of Actinacidiphila yeochonensis CN732, one region includes:
- a CDS encoding DUF4245 domain-containing protein: MAADKRGNKTVRDLVLSLVVLGVAVYGIYLFIPHGSKKDPGTAVRTVSYTVELQQARRDAPYKVLGPEGLGARWRATSVSYDGSDRHNVTWHLGFVDPEEQYAAVEQSNGNGADFVGQVTIGSHRDASATATVDGQTWQRWSGGRYAALVRQDSGVTTVVLGTAPQTQLEQLAASLRQSA, encoded by the coding sequence GTGGCAGCGGACAAGCGTGGCAACAAGACGGTGCGGGACCTGGTGCTGTCCCTGGTGGTACTGGGCGTGGCCGTCTACGGGATCTACCTCTTCATCCCGCACGGCTCCAAGAAGGACCCGGGCACGGCGGTGCGGACCGTCAGCTACACCGTGGAGCTCCAGCAGGCCCGCCGCGACGCCCCCTACAAGGTGCTCGGCCCCGAGGGCCTCGGCGCGCGCTGGCGGGCGACCTCCGTGTCGTACGACGGCTCCGACCGGCACAACGTGACCTGGCACCTGGGCTTCGTGGACCCGGAGGAGCAGTACGCGGCGGTCGAGCAGTCCAACGGGAACGGCGCGGACTTCGTCGGCCAGGTCACCATCGGCTCCCACCGCGACGCCTCCGCGACCGCCACGGTCGACGGCCAGACCTGGCAGCGCTGGTCCGGCGGCCGGTACGCGGCCCTGGTCCGCCAGGACAGCGGCGTCACCACCGTCGTCCTGGGCACCGCCCCGCAGACCCAGCTCGAACAGCTCGCGGCCTCCCTGCGGCAGTCGGCGTAA
- a CDS encoding helix-turn-helix domain-containing protein, with amino-acid sequence MVGEARRLVNREEIGPALRALRLASGKEAKVVARSAAMSASKLSRIETGKVTPSLVDVEHLLVAVGGPEDSGSEILAAARAASMDSTTWRQTRRMGTHRAQLQVQGLEARMTLLRLFQSALVPGLLQTPEYMRAVLSRHGLSEDQLTRTMQARMDRQRVLYDGAKELRFVITESVLRWRLVPPPMMAGQLDRIISVSRLPNVDVRIVVLDAPQHDVPNHAFVIRDDRVVTVEIVHAELAITEPRDVALYVGKFEGFAAAALSGPDAQEFMAAVRDGFLRERETG; translated from the coding sequence GTGGTGGGCGAAGCACGGCGGCTGGTGAACAGAGAGGAAATCGGCCCTGCGCTGCGGGCGTTGCGACTGGCCTCCGGCAAGGAGGCGAAGGTCGTCGCCCGCAGCGCGGCCATGTCCGCGAGCAAGCTCAGCAGGATCGAGACGGGGAAGGTAACCCCGTCCCTCGTGGACGTCGAGCATCTGCTCGTGGCTGTGGGCGGGCCCGAGGACTCCGGGTCGGAGATCCTTGCGGCGGCTCGAGCAGCGTCAATGGACTCCACGACGTGGCGTCAGACGCGACGTATGGGCACGCATCGGGCTCAGTTGCAGGTCCAGGGGCTGGAAGCGCGAATGACGCTGCTGCGGCTCTTCCAATCGGCCCTCGTGCCGGGACTGTTGCAGACGCCCGAGTACATGCGCGCCGTACTGAGCCGGCACGGGCTGAGCGAGGACCAGCTGACCCGGACCATGCAGGCACGCATGGACCGCCAGAGGGTGCTTTACGATGGCGCCAAGGAGCTCCGTTTCGTCATCACGGAATCCGTGCTGCGCTGGCGCCTTGTTCCGCCGCCCATGATGGCAGGGCAGTTGGACCGGATCATTTCCGTGTCCCGACTGCCGAACGTGGATGTGCGGATCGTTGTCCTGGATGCACCGCAGCACGACGTGCCCAACCACGCGTTCGTTATTCGGGACGACCGGGTCGTGACCGTCGAGATCGTCCACGCCGAGTTGGCGATCACTGAGCCGCGTGATGTTGCCCTGTACGTAGGAAAATTCGAGGGGTTCGCCGCTGCCGCTCTTTCCGGGCCGGATGCCCAAGAGTTCATGGCGGCGGTGCGGGACGGGTTCTTGCGGGAACGGGAAACGGGATAG
- a CDS encoding helix-turn-helix domain-containing protein, with translation MGAVSGEERQDGARFLGREIRIARERRGLTQQQIGDEAGYERSYVTHVEGGKRLASLPFAESCDRLFETTGYFVRLREEMSERGHPGWFVPYIKLEQQATEICDYSNSFIMGMLQTPAYAEATLRMFHPRDDEEQIKARVAARLGRHDVMARDAPPLLWVVLHEAVLRTLVGGPAVMAEQLEYLCAEAASPHVVIQVLPFSAGAPAASLPFILLTLEGGESVLYTESREGGHVNDSAAAVASARATYDWLRAAALSPDASLHFIRGIAEEYVR, from the coding sequence ATGGGCGCTGTGAGCGGCGAGGAGCGGCAGGACGGGGCCAGGTTCCTGGGGCGGGAGATCCGGATCGCGCGGGAGCGGAGAGGGCTCACGCAGCAGCAGATCGGCGACGAGGCCGGATACGAGCGGTCCTACGTGACACACGTCGAGGGGGGTAAGCGGCTCGCGTCGCTGCCCTTCGCGGAGTCGTGCGACCGCCTTTTCGAGACGACGGGATACTTCGTCCGCCTCCGCGAGGAGATGAGCGAACGGGGCCACCCCGGCTGGTTCGTGCCGTACATCAAGCTGGAGCAGCAGGCCACCGAGATCTGCGACTACTCCAACTCGTTCATCATGGGCATGCTCCAGACGCCCGCGTACGCGGAGGCGACGCTCCGCATGTTCCATCCGCGCGACGACGAGGAGCAGATCAAGGCCCGGGTCGCGGCCCGGCTGGGCCGCCACGACGTCATGGCCCGTGACGCGCCGCCGTTGCTGTGGGTCGTCCTGCATGAGGCGGTGCTCCGAACCCTGGTCGGCGGACCAGCGGTCATGGCCGAGCAGTTGGAGTACCTGTGCGCGGAGGCGGCTTCGCCGCACGTCGTGATCCAGGTGCTTCCCTTCTCTGCTGGTGCTCCCGCAGCCTCCCTCCCGTTTATCCTCCTCACGTTGGAGGGCGGGGAGTCCGTCCTGTACACGGAGAGCAGGGAAGGGGGGCATGTGAACGACTCGGCCGCCGCAGTGGCAAGTGCTCGTGCCACGTACGACTGGCTTCGCGCCGCAGCGCTCTCGCCTGACGCCTCGCTTCACTTCATCCGAGGCATCGCAGAGGAGTACGTCAGATGA
- a CDS encoding methyltransferase domain-containing protein gives MPGRPPAAWDAPAPGWEAAFAQVPRAAFLPDLVWPYDMARRTTVAVDRALDPSGWQEYAEADVPIVTQWDDGEHAGREPGRVSTSSASMPSVVAGMLDDLRVEPGRRVLEVGTGTGWNAALLCHRLGDANVTSVEVDPVVAARARAALDRAGYRPALVVGDGFAGHPAGAPYDRVVATCGLREIPYAWVAQTAPGGLVVAPWGTHFDNGDAVVRLEVADGRAEGRFTRPVEFMKMRSQRTAVRHAEHVPPQGTAGAEESATMLSAEELLPAAFVLGLRVPHCVQAVAGKRGDTRPIWYYSRTDRSWAVAVLRDGGRENAVWQSGPRRLWDETEAAVRWWRARGRPGLDRFGLSVDPAGTRVWLDRPEDEVTPGRA, from the coding sequence GTGCCGGGCCGGCCCCCGGCCGCGTGGGACGCCCCGGCGCCCGGGTGGGAGGCGGCCTTCGCCCAGGTGCCACGGGCCGCCTTCCTGCCTGACCTGGTGTGGCCGTACGACATGGCCCGCCGTACGACCGTGGCCGTCGACCGCGCGCTGGATCCGTCCGGCTGGCAGGAGTACGCCGAGGCCGACGTACCGATCGTCACCCAGTGGGACGACGGCGAGCACGCCGGCCGCGAGCCGGGCCGGGTGTCCACGTCGTCCGCTTCGATGCCGTCGGTCGTGGCAGGGATGCTGGACGACCTCCGAGTGGAGCCTGGACGACGGGTGTTGGAGGTCGGCACCGGGACCGGCTGGAACGCGGCACTGCTGTGCCACCGGCTCGGCGACGCGAACGTGACGAGCGTCGAGGTGGACCCGGTTGTCGCTGCGCGGGCGCGTGCGGCGCTGGACCGGGCGGGCTACCGTCCCGCGCTGGTCGTCGGCGACGGCTTCGCCGGGCACCCGGCCGGGGCGCCGTACGACAGGGTCGTTGCGACCTGCGGCCTGCGCGAGATCCCGTACGCCTGGGTGGCGCAGACCGCGCCCGGCGGGCTGGTGGTGGCGCCTTGGGGGACCCACTTCGACAACGGCGACGCCGTGGTGCGGCTGGAAGTGGCGGACGGACGGGCGGAGGGCCGGTTCACGCGGCCCGTGGAGTTCATGAAGATGCGCTCGCAGCGGACCGCCGTACGCCACGCCGAACACGTCCCGCCGCAGGGCACGGCCGGTGCCGAGGAGTCCGCCACCATGCTCAGCGCCGAGGAACTGCTCCCGGCCGCGTTCGTCCTCGGGCTGCGGGTGCCTCACTGCGTCCAGGCGGTGGCGGGCAAGCGCGGCGACACCCGGCCCATCTGGTACTACAGCCGCACCGATCGGTCCTGGGCGGTGGCGGTCCTGCGGGACGGCGGCCGGGAGAACGCGGTGTGGCAGTCCGGGCCGCGCCGCCTGTGGGACGAGACCGAGGCCGCCGTGCGCTGGTGGCGCGCGCGGGGACGCCCGGGCCTGGACCGGTTCGGCCTCAGCGTGGACCCCGCCGGCACCCGCGTGTGGCTGGACCGGCCGGAGGACGAGGTGACGCCGGGCCGGGCCTGA
- a CDS encoding DUF397 domain-containing protein — protein sequence MSNTPDLVGTALVWIKSTYSGPEGGNCVEWAPSYATAHDVVPVRDSKDPQGPALAFSRDAWSSFLTAVREAEFPSA from the coding sequence ATGAGCAACACCCCTGATCTCGTCGGTACGGCGCTGGTGTGGATCAAGAGCACCTACAGCGGCCCCGAGGGCGGTAACTGCGTCGAGTGGGCGCCGTCATACGCGACTGCGCACGACGTGGTCCCGGTCCGCGACTCCAAGGACCCGCAGGGCCCTGCCCTCGCCTTCAGCCGCGACGCGTGGTCGTCCTTCCTCACCGCCGTCCGTGAGGCGGAGTTCCCGTCCGCCTGA
- a CDS encoding ester cyclase — protein MTNAKDIVRQFLLQVRTGLHPDRADRFMAGRVQAHQVVSEAPVVVERTPQQYAEHVQEMLDAYGDFTLTVDELIAEDDRVYARWTQVGTHVGPIDHYPPTGAQITETASAVYRVEDGLIAEYWIQIDRQGITAQLEQAAAGR, from the coding sequence ATGACCAATGCCAAGGACATCGTCCGCCAGTTTCTTCTGCAGGTGCGAACGGGGCTGCACCCGGACCGGGCCGATCGCTTCATGGCCGGTCGGGTCCAGGCCCACCAGGTGGTCTCCGAGGCGCCGGTGGTCGTGGAGCGCACACCTCAGCAGTACGCCGAACACGTCCAGGAGATGCTCGACGCGTACGGCGACTTCACTCTGACCGTGGACGAGCTCATCGCCGAGGACGATCGGGTCTACGCCCGCTGGACCCAGGTCGGAACCCATGTCGGTCCGATCGACCACTACCCGCCGACCGGTGCGCAGATCACGGAGACGGCCAGCGCGGTCTATCGCGTCGAGGACGGCCTGATCGCCGAGTACTGGATCCAGATCGACCGGCAGGGAATCACCGCCCAGTTGGAACAGGCCGCCGCTGGGCGCTGA
- a CDS encoding exodeoxyribonuclease VII small subunit gives MADQEPKATSTLGYEQARDELIDVVRRLEAGGATLEESLALWERGEELARVCRRWLEGARARLDAALAAEEAEELAEGAAEQARVDAEEAGHRTGQASGDTPEDA, from the coding sequence ATGGCAGACCAGGAGCCCAAGGCGACCTCGACCCTCGGCTACGAGCAGGCGCGCGACGAGCTGATCGACGTGGTGCGCCGCCTGGAGGCGGGCGGCGCCACCCTGGAGGAGTCGCTCGCCCTGTGGGAGCGCGGCGAGGAGCTGGCCCGGGTGTGCCGCCGCTGGCTGGAGGGTGCCCGCGCCCGCCTGGACGCGGCGCTGGCCGCGGAGGAGGCGGAGGAGCTCGCCGAGGGCGCGGCCGAGCAGGCCCGCGTCGACGCGGAGGAGGCCGGGCACCGTACCGGGCAGGCGTCGGGAGACACCCCCGAGGACGCCTGA
- a CDS encoding WhiB family transcriptional regulator, which yields MLQPIEPAADLSLPLGHPRDLGGPWHSDAACRSDEAGLFFAPSKEPTAARLAREEAAKRVCSRCPVMVECREHALLQPEPYGVWGGMTAAERRVVLARRRRRDAELHVPAPRVAAVG from the coding sequence GTGCTGCAACCGATCGAGCCCGCCGCGGACCTCTCCCTCCCGCTGGGGCACCCGCGGGATCTCGGGGGGCCATGGCACTCGGATGCCGCCTGTCGCAGCGACGAGGCGGGGCTGTTCTTCGCCCCCTCCAAGGAGCCGACGGCGGCCCGACTGGCCCGTGAGGAGGCGGCCAAGCGGGTCTGCTCCCGCTGCCCGGTGATGGTGGAGTGCCGCGAGCACGCGCTGCTCCAGCCCGAGCCGTACGGCGTGTGGGGCGGCATGACCGCGGCCGAGCGCCGGGTGGTGCTGGCCCGGCGGCGGCGGCGCGACGCCGAGCTGCACGTCCCGGCCCCGCGCGTCGCCGCCGTCGGCTGA
- a CDS encoding DUF1707 SHOCT-like domain-containing protein, whose translation MDESQLQKRAPQPSAPLSDGTLRASDADRDRVADILRDALAEGRLDAEEHAERLEQVYRAKTVGQLEPLVRDLPAGQAAATPPPAARPASSEGGENPTLVGILSGAERKGRWRVGNRITAIAFMGGIEIDLTEATFTSPEVVIQCTAVMGGISIRVPENVTLRGSVVGVVGGSDVKSYDEPDPGAPVVRVVGFAFMGGVEAKSKRGKKVGDLRKKGAEG comes from the coding sequence GTGGACGAATCCCAGCTCCAGAAGCGCGCCCCCCAGCCCTCCGCCCCGCTCTCCGACGGCACGCTGCGCGCCTCCGACGCCGACCGGGACCGGGTCGCCGACATCCTGCGCGACGCCCTCGCCGAGGGCCGGCTCGACGCCGAGGAACACGCGGAGCGCCTGGAACAGGTCTACCGCGCCAAGACGGTGGGCCAGCTGGAGCCGCTGGTACGGGACCTGCCCGCCGGCCAGGCCGCCGCGACCCCGCCCCCCGCAGCCCGCCCGGCCTCCTCCGAGGGCGGCGAGAACCCCACCCTGGTGGGCATCCTCAGCGGAGCCGAGCGCAAGGGGCGCTGGCGGGTCGGCAACCGGATCACCGCCATCGCGTTCATGGGCGGCATCGAGATCGACCTGACGGAGGCCACGTTCACCTCCCCCGAGGTCGTCATCCAGTGCACGGCCGTCATGGGCGGCATCAGCATCAGGGTGCCCGAGAACGTGACGCTGCGCGGCAGCGTCGTCGGCGTCGTGGGCGGCTCCGACGTGAAGTCCTACGACGAACCGGACCCGGGCGCTCCGGTGGTCCGGGTGGTCGGTTTCGCCTTCATGGGCGGCGTCGAGGCGAAGTCCAAGCGCGGCAAGAAGGTCGGCGACCTGCGGAAGAAGGGCGCGGAGGGCTGA
- a CDS encoding DUF6879 family protein produces MSMSLAELFDGFEREAFRLETLDDYSGSGNTAAYQAFLAGCPQSADYNESWINELRGHTGQGKRIYRVHILSRPLTPYLRFELGWGYRKNATGGEEFFVLDTTQHPNPLPGVPDFWLFDSAHAVILRYDEHGAVTERETLPAGRAREFAANRDIALAEAEPFEAWWAKHGGW; encoded by the coding sequence ATGTCCATGAGTCTCGCTGAGCTGTTCGACGGTTTCGAACGAGAAGCGTTCCGGCTGGAGACCCTTGATGATTACAGTGGCTCCGGCAACACGGCCGCTTACCAGGCATTCCTGGCCGGGTGTCCGCAGTCCGCCGACTACAACGAGAGCTGGATCAACGAACTGCGTGGCCACACTGGCCAGGGGAAGCGGATTTACCGCGTCCACATCCTGTCGCGGCCCTTGACTCCCTACCTGCGGTTCGAGTTGGGATGGGGTTACCGGAAGAACGCCACAGGCGGCGAGGAGTTCTTTGTTCTCGACACCACCCAGCACCCCAATCCCCTGCCTGGCGTCCCGGACTTCTGGCTCTTCGACAGCGCTCACGCGGTCATCCTGCGTTATGACGAGCACGGTGCGGTGACCGAGAGGGAGACTCTGCCGGCCGGTCGGGCACGGGAGTTCGCCGCCAACCGCGACATCGCGTTGGCTGAAGCGGAGCCCTTCGAAGCGTGGTGGGCGAAGCACGGCGGCTGGTGA
- a CDS encoding class II fumarate hydratase yields MDATDHTDHGDRTDGPQDGFRVEHDSMGEVRVPAAARWGAQTQRAVENFPISGQRIERAHIRALARIKAAAAKANAELGVLEPDMAEAIQAAAAEVVEGTWDEHFPVDVFQTGSGTSSNMNANEVIAALATERLGRPVHPNDHVNASQSSNDVFPSSLHIAATEAVTGDLMPALEHLAQALEAKAGEFADVVKAGRTHLMDATPVTLGQEFGGYAAQVRYGYERLASALPRLTELPLGGTAVGTGINTPPGFPSAVIAEVARATGLPLTEARNHFEAQGARDAVVETSGQLRTIAVGLTKIANDLRWMSSGPRTGLAEISLPDLQPGSSIMPGKVNPVVPEAVLMVAAQVIGNDTAVTVAGAAGNFELNVMLPVIARNILESVRLLANVSRLLADRTVEGITADRERAREYAESSPSVVTPLNRYIGYEEAAKVAKRSLAERKTIRQVVLEGGYVERGLLTEEQLDEALDVLRMTRP; encoded by the coding sequence ATGGACGCCACGGACCACACAGACCACGGGGACCGCACGGACGGCCCGCAGGACGGATTCCGCGTCGAGCACGACTCGATGGGCGAGGTGCGCGTGCCCGCGGCCGCGCGGTGGGGCGCGCAGACGCAGCGCGCCGTGGAGAACTTCCCCATCTCCGGGCAGCGCATCGAGCGCGCCCACATCCGGGCGCTGGCCCGGATCAAGGCCGCCGCGGCGAAGGCCAACGCCGAGCTGGGCGTGCTGGAGCCCGACATGGCCGAGGCGATCCAGGCCGCCGCCGCCGAGGTGGTGGAGGGCACCTGGGACGAGCACTTCCCCGTCGACGTCTTCCAGACCGGCTCCGGCACCTCGTCCAACATGAACGCCAACGAGGTCATCGCCGCCCTCGCCACCGAGCGCCTGGGCCGCCCGGTGCACCCGAACGACCATGTCAACGCCTCGCAGTCGAGCAACGACGTCTTCCCGTCCTCCCTGCACATCGCCGCCACCGAGGCCGTCACCGGGGACCTGATGCCGGCCCTGGAGCACCTGGCGCAGGCCCTGGAGGCGAAGGCCGGCGAGTTCGCGGACGTGGTGAAGGCCGGCCGCACCCACCTGATGGACGCCACGCCCGTCACCCTCGGCCAGGAGTTCGGCGGGTACGCGGCCCAGGTCCGGTACGGCTACGAGCGACTGGCCTCGGCGCTGCCGCGGCTGACCGAGCTGCCGCTGGGCGGCACCGCCGTGGGCACCGGCATCAACACCCCGCCCGGCTTCCCGTCCGCCGTGATCGCCGAGGTCGCCCGCGCCACCGGGCTGCCGCTGACCGAGGCGCGCAACCACTTCGAGGCCCAGGGCGCGCGGGACGCGGTGGTCGAGACCTCCGGCCAGCTGCGCACCATCGCGGTCGGCCTGACGAAGATCGCCAACGACCTGCGCTGGATGTCCTCCGGCCCGCGCACCGGCCTGGCCGAGATCAGCCTGCCCGACCTCCAGCCCGGCTCCTCGATCATGCCCGGCAAGGTGAACCCGGTGGTCCCGGAGGCGGTGCTCATGGTGGCCGCCCAGGTGATCGGGAACGACACGGCGGTGACCGTGGCCGGCGCGGCCGGGAACTTCGAGCTCAACGTGATGCTGCCGGTGATCGCCCGCAACATCCTGGAGTCGGTGCGGCTGCTGGCGAACGTCTCCCGGCTGCTGGCCGACCGCACCGTCGAGGGCATCACCGCCGACCGCGAACGGGCCCGGGAGTACGCCGAGTCCTCACCGTCCGTCGTCACCCCCCTCAACCGGTACATCGGCTACGAGGAGGCGGCGAAGGTCGCCAAGCGGTCCCTGGCGGAGCGGAAGACGATCCGTCAGGTCGTCCTGGAGGGAGGGTACGTGGAGCGCGGACTGCTCACCGAGGAGCAGCTCGACGAGGCCCTCGACGTGCTCCGGATGACCCGTCCGTGA
- a CDS encoding fumarate hydratase, whose translation MSHMTEFAYTDLLPLGEDTTSYRLVTSEGVSTFEAGGRTFLKVDPEALRRLAAEAMHDISHYLRPAHLAQLRRILDDPEASPNDRFVALDLLKNANIAAAGVLPMCQDTGTAIVMGKRGQNVLTEGGDEEALSHGIYDAYTKLNLRYSQMAPLTMWEEKNTGSNLPAQVELYATDGGAYKFLFMAKGGGSANKSFLYQETKAVLNEASMMRFLEEKIRSLGTAACPPYHLAIVVGGTSAEFALKTAKYASAHYLDELPAEGSPTGHGFRDKELEQKVFELTQKIGIGAQFGGKYFCHDVRVVRLPRHGASCPVAIAVSCSADRQALAKITPEGVFLEQLETDPARFLPETTDEHLDEDVVRVDLNRPMDEIRAELTKYPVKTRLSLSGPLVVARDIAHAKIKERLDAGEGMPQYLRDHAVYYAGPAKTPEGYASGSFGPTTAGRMDAYVEQFQAAGGSFVMLAKGNRSKQVTDACAAHGGFYLGSIGGPAARLAQDCIKKVEVLEYAELGMEAVWKIEVEDFPAFVVVDDKGNDFFQDPAPAPTFTSIPVRQGA comes from the coding sequence ATGTCCCATATGACCGAGTTCGCCTATACGGATCTGCTCCCCCTCGGTGAGGACACCACGTCGTACCGCCTGGTCACCAGTGAAGGCGTCAGCACCTTCGAGGCCGGCGGCCGCACCTTCCTCAAGGTGGACCCGGAGGCGCTGCGCCGTCTCGCCGCCGAGGCGATGCACGACATCTCGCACTACCTGCGCCCGGCGCACCTCGCCCAGCTGCGCCGCATCCTGGACGACCCCGAGGCCAGCCCGAACGACCGCTTCGTCGCGCTCGACCTGCTGAAGAACGCCAACATCGCCGCCGCCGGCGTGCTGCCCATGTGCCAGGACACCGGCACCGCGATCGTCATGGGCAAGCGCGGCCAGAACGTGCTCACCGAGGGCGGCGACGAGGAGGCCCTCTCCCACGGCATCTACGACGCCTACACCAAGCTCAACCTGCGTTACTCCCAGATGGCCCCGCTGACCATGTGGGAGGAGAAGAACACCGGCTCCAACCTGCCCGCCCAGGTCGAGCTCTACGCCACCGACGGCGGCGCCTACAAGTTCCTCTTCATGGCCAAGGGCGGCGGCAGCGCCAACAAGTCCTTCCTCTACCAGGAGACCAAGGCGGTCCTCAACGAGGCGTCGATGATGCGCTTCCTGGAGGAGAAGATCCGCTCCCTGGGCACCGCGGCCTGCCCGCCCTACCACCTGGCGATCGTGGTCGGCGGCACCAGCGCCGAGTTCGCCCTGAAGACCGCCAAGTACGCCTCCGCGCACTACCTGGACGAGCTGCCCGCCGAGGGCTCCCCGACCGGCCACGGCTTCCGCGACAAGGAGCTGGAGCAGAAGGTCTTCGAGCTCACCCAGAAGATCGGCATCGGTGCCCAGTTCGGCGGCAAGTACTTCTGCCACGACGTGCGCGTGGTCCGGCTGCCCCGGCACGGCGCCTCCTGCCCGGTCGCCATCGCCGTCTCCTGCTCGGCCGACCGCCAGGCGCTCGCCAAGATCACGCCCGAGGGCGTCTTCCTGGAGCAGCTGGAGACCGACCCGGCCCGCTTCCTGCCCGAGACCACCGACGAGCACCTGGACGAGGACGTCGTCCGCGTCGACCTCAACCGGCCGATGGACGAGATCCGCGCCGAGCTGACGAAGTACCCGGTCAAGACCCGCCTGTCGCTGTCCGGCCCGCTGGTGGTGGCCCGCGACATCGCGCACGCCAAGATCAAGGAGCGGCTGGACGCGGGCGAGGGGATGCCGCAGTACCTGCGCGACCACGCCGTCTACTACGCCGGCCCGGCCAAGACCCCCGAGGGCTACGCCTCCGGCTCCTTCGGCCCGACCACGGCCGGCCGCATGGACGCGTACGTCGAGCAGTTCCAGGCCGCCGGGGGCTCCTTCGTGATGCTCGCCAAGGGCAACCGCTCCAAGCAGGTCACCGACGCGTGCGCCGCGCACGGCGGCTTCTACCTCGGCTCGATCGGCGGCCCGGCGGCCCGGCTGGCCCAGGACTGCATCAAGAAGGTCGAGGTGCTGGAGTACGCCGAGCTCGGCATGGAGGCGGTCTGGAAGATCGAGGTCGAGGACTTCCCGGCCTTCGTCGTCGTGGACGACAAGGGCAACGACTTCTTCCAGGACCCGGCCCCCGCCCCGACCTTCACCTCCATCCCGGTCCGCCAGGGCGCGTGA
- the glpX gene encoding class II fructose-bisphosphatase, producing MTESHQNLPPQLEVSPEAPDRNLALELVRVTEAAAMASARWVGRGDKNGADGAAVKAMRTLVHTVSMNGVVVIGEGEKDEAPMLYNGERVGDGTGAECDVAVDPVDGTTVTAKGMPNAVSVLAVADRGTMYDPSAVFYMDKLVVGPEAAEFVDIDAPAAVNIRRVAKAKGVSPGEVTVVLLDRPRHDDLARQIREAGARIKFIIDGDVAGSIMAAREDTGVDMLMGVGGTPEGIITACAMACLGGTIQGRLHPKDDAERRKALDAGHDLNRVLHTRDLVSGDNVFFVATGVTDGELLRGVRYRAETATTSSLVMRSKSGTIRRIDSVHRLSKLRAYSAIDFDRAN from the coding sequence ATGACCGAAAGCCACCAGAATCTGCCGCCGCAGCTCGAAGTGAGCCCGGAGGCGCCCGACCGCAACCTCGCCCTGGAGCTCGTCCGGGTCACCGAGGCCGCCGCGATGGCCTCGGCCCGCTGGGTCGGGCGCGGCGACAAGAACGGCGCCGACGGTGCCGCGGTGAAGGCGATGCGCACCCTCGTCCACACGGTGTCGATGAACGGCGTGGTCGTCATCGGCGAGGGCGAGAAGGACGAGGCGCCCATGCTCTACAACGGCGAGCGGGTCGGTGACGGCACCGGTGCGGAGTGCGACGTCGCCGTGGACCCGGTGGACGGCACCACCGTGACCGCCAAGGGCATGCCGAACGCCGTGTCGGTGCTCGCGGTGGCCGACCGGGGCACGATGTACGACCCGTCGGCCGTCTTCTACATGGACAAGCTGGTGGTCGGCCCGGAGGCGGCCGAGTTCGTGGACATCGACGCGCCCGCCGCCGTCAACATCCGCCGGGTGGCGAAGGCCAAGGGCGTCAGCCCGGGGGAGGTCACCGTCGTCCTGCTCGACCGGCCGCGCCACGACGACCTCGCACGGCAGATCCGGGAAGCCGGCGCGCGGATCAAGTTCATCATCGACGGCGACGTGGCCGGGTCGATCATGGCCGCCCGGGAGGACACCGGCGTCGACATGCTCATGGGCGTCGGCGGCACCCCGGAGGGCATCATCACCGCCTGCGCGATGGCCTGCCTGGGCGGCACCATCCAGGGGCGGCTGCACCCCAAGGACGACGCGGAGCGCCGCAAGGCGCTGGACGCCGGCCACGACCTGAACCGGGTGCTGCACACCCGCGACCTGGTCAGCGGCGACAACGTCTTCTTCGTGGCCACGGGCGTCACCGACGGCGAGCTGCTGCGGGGCGTGCGGTACCGCGCCGAGACCGCGACCACGTCCTCCCTGGTGATGCGGTCGAAGTCCGGCACGATCCGGCGGATCGACTCGGTGCACCGGCTGTCGAAGCTGCGGGCGTACAGCGCGATCGACTTCGACCGCGCCAACTGA